From the genome of Eublepharis macularius isolate TG4126 chromosome 4, MPM_Emac_v1.0, whole genome shotgun sequence:
ACTTGCAGAAATGGAACcatgtttgttcgtttgtttctTTCAGGATTCTTAAATGAGTTttgggagagaaggaaacagtaCCATTCAGGAGAAGGAGGTGTATTGGTAAGAGGAGATGAAAGTACTGATTTATTAGAAAGGGTATAGGACCTCAGTGACTACCAGTTTACTGGATACaggactacagatgggcacgaactgaaatacgaaccaaaattaagcacgaaccaggctggttcgtggttcgcgaaccactgtttgtcagaccccatttctgattaaccgccacaaacttttaggctggttcattttttggttcgttacttcagacagcctggtgccaatcaatcagtttcctaggcaacaggggatggacttcctgcagaccttctgctgacccggaagcaaacttctgctggcccagaagtaatgattttctgacccggatgtgacgttttcacgaaccaaacgaactggttcacgaaccagggcaggttcgtgaaagtttgtggttcatggtttatcaaatttcacgaaccacatggtttggggtttttctggttcatgcccatctctatacaggACTCTGTGACATCTGAATCTTGCAGCTGTTTAAGTTAATTCTGAAGGCAGGATTTGGAACATAGACTGGAGTTCAATAACACAAGATAAAAATCAGTCTAATGTGTCTGATCATGGGGTTTAGGCAGAGTTAATAGTATCCCAAGGACTTGTTCACACTAAATATTTTGATCAATGGACAAGCATGCCTGGTGATACATTTTAAAGTGATTACTACTAATATACCTAGCCAATAACAATCCATGGAATTATGAATTCCAGAGCTGTAGCCAGATTAGTCTGTTGCAACAAAAATTTGGAATTTTGTTCCTTCATAAAGATTTCATCAACTAAAGCTAGGAAAatctatgctggaataaaaatttGTTTAAGATGCTACAATTTTTGTGATTATGAGGCATCTGAAAAGTTTCCAAAAGGCACAGCTTACTGGTTAGGTGAATAGTGTCATTACAGCAGACTCAAACATAAATAATCTGAGCTCATTTGTCCCAATTTTGGACTTCAGGAGATGGCCTAAGTCAAAAGAAAAACAACTTGACAGTATATCATGAAAAAAACATTCTCCACAGGCTGTGTCATATCAGGATTCCCATGGGAGGACTTCCATATTAGAATGAGCTCCAATGAAAAAGAAACATCCCTGCACATAGGGAAATAACATGTCAAAGAGAAGACCGGGATGAAGCCTGATCTCTGCAATACTAGCTTTGTGCAAATAATGCTCTTGCTATTACTACATGAAGATCTTAGGTGATGTCTTATAATACCGGTAAGTAAACCCACCTTTGCTGGGTGTTGAATCAGTGGTAATGGTAGAACCAGCGGTGGTAGAGGCATCAGGAGAACTGGAGGCCGCTGCAGAAGTACTTGACTGAGAAACAGTAGGAGTGGTGGACCCTGATACAGTCATGGATCCAGCGGTGGTAGAGGCATCAGGAGAACTGGAGGCCGCTGCAGAAGTACTTGACTGAGAAACAGTAGGAGTGGTGGACCCTGATACAGTCATGGATCCAGCGGTGGTAGAGGCATCAGGAGAACTGGAGGCCGCTGCAGAAGTACTTGACTGAGAAACAGTAGGAGTGGTGGACCCTGATACAGTCATGGATCCAGCGGTGGTAGAGGCATCAGAAGAACTGGAGGCTGCTGCAGAAGTACTTGACTGAGAAACAGTAGGAGTGGTGGACCCTGATACAGTCATGGATCCAGCGGTGGTAGAGGCATCAGGAGAACTGGAGGCCGCTGCAGAAGTACTTGACTGAGAAACAGTAGGAGTGGTGGACCCTGATACAGTCATGGATCCAGCGGTGGTAGAGGCATCAGGAGAACTGGAGGCCGCTGCAGAAGTACTTGACTGAGAAACAGTAGGAGTGGTGGACCCTGATACAGTCGTGGATCCAGCTGTGGTAGAGGCATCAGGAGAATTGGACCCTGATACAGTCATGGATCTAGCTGTGGTAGAGGCATCAGGAGAACTGGAGGCTGCTGCAGGAGTATTTGATGAAAGCACAGTAAGGGTACTGGACCTTGATGCAGCGGTGGAGCCAGTGGGTAGAGATGTTCTGCTAATGTCTGATACAGAAGAAGTGATGGTTTTGGTTGTTTCCACAGTTGGAGTTTGGGTGGTGGGTATGTTGGAAACTGATGCAGTACTTTCTGATGTCGTAGCAGATTGGGTGCTGAAGCCTAACAAAATAACGGAACATATAAAATATCATGAAACtatgttaaaatgttttaaaagtctaACTGTCTTTACCTCTGAACCCACCAGAGTGCATTatgacatcaaactgggaggaggagcaaacatccttgaagatagggatagaattcaacaagatgtGAACACACAGGAAAAGtgagcagatttgaataagatgtgatttaatatGGATAAGTTCCAGGTTCTCCATGTcggtaacaaaaatgcaatgcATGCATACTGGGTGAGGGatgcacttctgggtagcagtgtgtgagAGCAAGATGTTGGGATGTGGGTGGATGAATATCTAAATATGAGCAGGAGGTGTGATGCaccagcaaaaaaggcaaatgcagtcttggggtgtattaacaaaggaataacatccaaatcacaggatgtcatacTGTGTTGGCCGGCGGCcccacttggagtattgtgtgcagttctggaggcctcatttcagaaaggatgtagacaaattggaacaggtgatagcatctgggcaaagtgattaagCAGGTgatagcagaacagctgcaggttttcctgaaggcAAGCCTTTCTGCTAGTCTCCTGTGAGGGGGGGTAGTGCAGTCCCCACCCTTATTTTTCCACCAGCTTGACCACGGCCGCTCTTTCATTTCCCACCCCATAGAATTTTTGGTTGGGACTGGGAAATATGATCCCCCGTCTAGAGTTGTTATATTACTGAATTATATGTTTATTTACAATTTTaatgagcccattcatggggaaagCGGATTATAGatccaagaaaacgtcgtgatgcgatgttcccctgtgggtcagtaatgacttggtgcttgcacaggggactgactacctttacctttatctgcaTGACAGCCTTTTCCCCTGCCCCAGTCCGCAAAGCTGCCATTCCCCCTCCTGCCACCAGGgggctttttaaaattgtaattaaATATCGCTTTGTTGTAACATTCTAACAGAGTATTTTCCAGGTtatttgaattcccagctttcattatttttttaaaaaaggagtctCTATCCTCTTTTGGTTGTAGAGATACAAATAGAAAGGCATATATCTGGAAgaaaaggagctagagacttaatttttgaaaaaatgaatACTAGGAATTTAGAGAACTTGTTGCAATATTGTTATAACATAATAATGACATAACAATATTCATCTGCtgattaaaaatatgaaatatcCCAAAGGCATGGGTGGAGGGGGAATGGCCTCTCTTGGGGGACTGGGCCagggaaaatgtggggaaagTTGCCATACTGGAGCCCCCACTACTCTTGCGCTGtgttggcagctgcagcagcaacaggaaagCCACACAAACATGTCCTAGGGATCCCGTTCCCCTGGTTTGAGGCGGAGGATCCCCTACTTTCACCCtccgccccctgcctccacttacctggccggcaggggaggaaggcacgggaacaggcctccaggcatgctcctggggaagagcgatgacatcactcccgggagtgacgcCACCCCGAgaccactcctgtgctttgcagagggccgattttggcccccaacgggcctgttttggctctATTTGTTTGGCTCTATATGTTTGCAGCGGGAAGACAGAGGGAGCACTGGTTGTATCTCTGGCAAACATGGCTGCTCTTACTTACTATCATTCTCACAAATTGCCCACTAAGGCCAAATTGTTAAGTTAATATTGTTAAGTACAAGTTATAAACCTGTTTCTGCACAGAGCCAGTTCAGATCACTTGCGAAATTGCATAGAATGTGGAATGGTTctgcatgaagaaaaaaaaagcctcCATA
Proteins encoded in this window:
- the MUC22 gene encoding mucin-22, with the protein product MTVSGSNSPDASTTAGSTTVSGSTTPTVSQSSTSAAASSSPDASTTAGSMTVSGSTTPTVSQSSTSAAASSSPDASTTAGSMTVSGSTTPTVSQSSTSAAASSSSDASTTAGSMTVSGSTTPTVSQSSTSAAASSSPDASTTAGSMTVSGSTTPTVSQSSTSAAASSSPDASTTAGSMTVSGSTTPTVSQSSTSAAASSSPDASTTAGSTITTDSTPSKEPPEEAKGFPVWAILLISMAVAAVSLLLVCLLCYVLRPENFTSTSCPVYRDHHSQHNF